The following nucleotide sequence is from Schistocerca serialis cubense isolate TAMUIC-IGC-003099 chromosome 4, iqSchSeri2.2, whole genome shotgun sequence.
TATAACAATCCTCATTTATTAAACAAATAGTGTCAACTGTTAACAGGTCATAAGAAATTATTAATGATCTTAGAGTTAGCAGTTCCACTGTCAACTTTTGTGTCACTGTTACAAAATATACACAGTTGCTCACAAATGTAATATCttcaaaaattattcaaaataaaatGAATTGACAAAGTCAACATTTTAGTGAACCACCTATTTTGTGAGAAATATGTGGTCAAAGTGCACTTATTGTACCAAGGTTACAGCCAAAATGTTACTTTTTTGTGTGCTCTTAAGTTTTCCAATGGAATAAGTTGAATTCTGGTTGATGGAAACTGGTAGTCTGCTCTTAAACctggatgtaaacaaatttctattTTAGTTTTAACCATCCAGTTCCAAATGAAATCTTGTAATTCTGTGTAGCATGGTGAAGGGGTATCAGATTCAAAACACAATTaatatttttactttctttatcaaTGAAGGAGATtgttcattgattttttttttttttagcgcactCCAAGGTTCAGATTGAAAGATGCTGGTGAAAAATCTTCTCTTAAAACCTCAGAGCAAGATCGTACTCCCATATTTCTAAGTGATGTACAGCATTTACTTTTGTATTCAGCACTTGGACATCACTCTCCATATTGGCCATCAAGGTAAAAGTTAACTTGATATTGCTATAAGCATAAAAATCAACTTACACATTTCTCTATTACGTAATTCATTGTCTTTGCTATAATCTCCAACTCTTACATTTTCTGTGTAATATAATGAACTTGTTTAGACCCTGCTTGATATGGGGATCAGTGGATATAAACAGGCAATCTACTCGTAACATTTATAATGCTCTGATAAGATGGTATAAGCTTATTATGTTTTCCAAAAATATGTGAAAGTAACTTCAATGTGGTTattcataatattttgcataattcTTTGCTTTCATTGACTCTGAAACCTCTTAGTTGAAACTTCCCAAATGTATTTCCTGTCACTGTTTCATGTAATATTAAAAGATTTTAAGGATGATAAAGATAATGATGGTTAAATTGTTGTGATAGTGAGGGTTTGTGTCTTACTAGAAAGAAGATTCCACATTTTTGTacataccattttctccactttccAATGTGATAAGTTCTACAGCAATAGTAGATGTAGGATGACTTATTGAAACTGCTTCTGAGTAATGTGAGAAGAtgttcataaaagaaaaattatttcgtaATATGTTTCTTGGCATCTTCCCTAAATTCAAATGTCCCTCCATACTTAGGTATCTTTCATCGAAGTTCTATAAATAGTGTTTTGTCCTCCATTTGTACTaacactactgctactactacttttGCTGCTGTAGCAAGATTAAGTGAAAAGAACTTAATTCTCACAAGTACAGGTGGTGTCATCTGGAAAAATACAACCGTTTGAGTCATGTAGTATTGCTGGTAGTGGATGGCTTTTCAGTGAATGATTTCATTAAAAATGAAGACAAGCTCTCTGATTTGGCCAGTTTGTATCCAATAAAGGTGGAAGTTGTTACACCTGCTGCCTACAAAAGCTGTCTTGTACAGGATATTGCAGCTGTACCACTTACAGGTGTCCAGAAAAGCTCCCTTGCTGCAAGTATGTAAAAAATTCTAATTCTTTTGTAATGATATTAGAGTTGTTTATGGCAGCTTTAGTTATTATGACTAATGGAAAATTGCTTTTTATATTTCAGAATATGGTAGCATGGAATCTGCTGTTAGTAGTGGTAAAGTGTATAAAGTAATGAGAGCTTTCTTTCCTATTGTTGTTCCTGAAGTAAGTAAAGAATCTGAGGAACACCTCCATCCAGCTGACAGATTTCCACGTACACATCTTCTGCTATCTGTTTCACAACTTCTTGAAAATGGATACCCTTTGTGTATAAAGGGGGAGAATGGCAACAGGTGAGAATCAAATGGCAGGAAGAAAACTGGCTTAAGGGCCAAACAACTTCATCATAAGACTAAAGATAGATAGAATTTAAAAGTATTCTATAGAGATAGCTGGATATTAAATATTtgagaaagtataaaaatattaACCTGATTGATGCTACAATGCATCAGATCCTCAAGttgtatttatttggattttcgTAGTATCTTTAAACCACTGTCATCAAATGTCATAATGGTTCCTTCACTGAAGAATAACAGTTTCCGCCCCTCATTCTTGGCCATCTGAGTTATTTCATCAATATTGATCTTTATTTCAGTGAGACATTAGTCTCTTCCTGTATTCTAGCCAGTATGATGTGGAATGGAAAGCTTGCACTAGCTATGAACAGCAAGACATTTACCAATAGATTAGTCCATGACATACAACATATTTCGTAATCAACATTGATTGAGAAATTCATGTTCTTGCCACTAATGGCCATACATTTGTTAGAAAAATCCCCGCCCCCATCCCAGCCATACTGCAGTCTGTTGCCATAATGTGGAGCTACGCCCTTCTATAGAACAAATTGCATCTGCAATGCCACCTTATAAAACTAGTCAAAATTATCACCACTTGCCTCTGAATGCATTGCAGAGCTATTCAGTCTGCTTCATGTCTCACTTTAGGTGTGTGCCATGCAAACTCTCCACTGTATATCTTCACCTATACTCCAGAAGTCATATTTTTGTGTGATAGAGGTACCAGAGCTGTGTGGGCAAAATGACTGTTAATATACTTCTTTATGTGCTCCAGTCTTTCTTGGAATTTTTGAGAGATATATGTAGGAGCAATTTGAtaattgactcttctaggaatgtacactctTGGAACTTCTGAAACAATAAACTCTCCTTGATGTACAATGCCTTTCTTGTAGCATATGCCACTGGAGTTCTATGAACATTTCCACAACACACTCGTGCTGATCAAATGAATTGGTGGTGAAATGCACCACCCTttcttggatcttctctttctcttttgTTCAACCTGTTACGGGTCCAGTAAATGGTAAGAGAACCAGTGTCAAACCGATCGATCATAGTCTTAAGATTACTTTAAATGGATTCTAAGATTTGATATTTACATACATCCATTTTAAATTGTGTGGCTAACAATCACACACATTAGTAACAAGTGCTCTTCTATTGAACCTAGTGAACAGTTGCTTTGCACCCTAAGCCTGTCCTGGTCTTGTTCACACCTGAGacactttcctcccccccccccccccccccctctctctctctctctctctctctctctctctctctctctctctctctctctctctctctctctttttctctttctctttctttctctctctctctctctctctcacacacacacacacacacacacacacacacacacacacacacacacacacacacacacacacaactcttttattttatgtcatatatttagaTGTTACTTGTCTCATAAATGTGATGTACTGACCACTTACCTATGAGTGACCAAATCAAAAGATTAATTTAAAATGAAACATGATGAACTGTTAGtagtttggaatatcaacaatgtaggaaaaaacagattgctacttactgtaaagaggaCATACTAAGttggagacaggcacaatgaagacacTTAAACATAAACGTTTGGCCGCAGCCTtcctcagaaaaagaaagagaaacacaaaccatTCATTCAAACAAGCAAGCACAATCCACGCACACAAGTTTGTGTTTTTCAGGAGGAGGAAGTATATGTAGATGGAATGCACGAGACATTTTCTTCTTACTTGTCCATATCTAATAAGAATGTTTTAACAAAACATGTGACTTAAACCAATTTGCTTCATACTATAATTTTTGTCTACTCAGTCATGTTTCTGTGTTGTGCAGATATTTAGACTATGTGTATACGAAAGACGTGTACCAGGAAGTAACCCCTTTATCACCAATGTATGCATTAGACTGTGAAATGTGCCAAACAAATGAAGGGATGGAACTAACAAGGATATCACTTGTGGACGAAGAGTTAAAGGTGAGTATTATTGCGATGGATAAGATTTTCAAACATATATCTCTACACTTTTCAGTGTAATACGGTCCAGTATTTATATTTATGAGactataaaatatttataaaacattCTGTTAAGGAGTTCCTGTAGTTCATTATTTAGTCTGGGAGCAAGAGACAAAAGTGCATTTTATACTATGTGATGTTTCAATGTGTTGTTGTTGATGCCTTAACAAACAAAAGCTTATTGTCCAGAAGTTAGGATTCGCAGCATGCAAAACTCACTCTTTCAAATgtgtcatgaaatgaaatgttcagaACCTACCTTATACTAGCTAAACCTTTTTTTATACACTGTTCGCAGTGTAAATTGTTGATAAAAAAAGGTCAGCAAGCACATAACTGGAACTGACATTATCAGGAACATTCCAAAGGCATCAAAAAGTGTATATAGTGCATCCATTTTAACTCTTTGAGACCTTtgtgttttgcttcatttcttaccatattattatttaaaaaaataggatTTTTTTGGGATGTGAGCAGTCAGCAGTGTTGAAAGTGAAAATGCACACATGATGCATGCAGCatctatttttctgtttctttatgccaaattttttatttatattgataTAGCACTTTTCAAGTTCGTTTGATTAAAACATTTATGAATATGATCAAAtgtctattattattttttaatatttacaatgCAGTATTGCTGGTATTAACATAATTTGTTACAGTGCAGATTGTATGAATAGTATACAGCTTGCTGAGTTTTTCTGTCAACAACTTATATTGCTAATAATGCATAAAAAGTTAGAGCTAGTATAAGATAGTTTCCAGACACTATGTTTTATGTTGTTCAAAAGAGCATGGCCATCACATGCCTAGAATTCAAAATTTTTGGTAATAGGCTTTTGTTCGTTAAATCATCAATGTTTTACAATCGggaacagtcaacacagatttcatTTGCATAGCTGATAGCTGAAATACAGCTAATCAAATTTTCTTATAATGTAAATggatcaaaaagtaatgcctcctgtgtcataaaaaatttaataatgaacatAACACTGCAGAACTCGTACAGATCATAGCCTGAACTGTCCTCTACACAACACTCATTATTCATCATAATCACCATGCATTTGTACACATTTGCGCTGTTCTGGAACTAGGCATCAAAACCAGTTTGGAAAAAGTCAGGTTTTTGCTTCAGAAGACCCATGATTTTAAAGCTGTTTGAACCTCGTGAATTAAGAAAGTATATAAGGACACTCTAACAGGCATTAGCAAtgtacagtgttgtgtgtagtAGTTCGATAATGGAGAAATGGATGTTGCAAATAAACTGCACAGTGGCCAGCAGGCATCTATCACAGGTGCCAGGATGTGCTGATGAAGTAATTTGAGGAGCCAGACATGTTAGAGTTCACAATCAACAACTTTTAAaatcattctgagaaaaatatggtatATGTTCATTATTCAGAAAAATATCGTAAATGTTCATTATTAAATGTTTTAAGACTACTGTATGGTAAAAATGTGAATAAGTTATATAGGCAGCCTCTCTGCTTTTCAGTGCCCTGTGTTGatcataaattttcaaaattaatctTTTATTTATTATGAGATAAGTCATACAGATTAAAACTATCTCCAGACTGGAGGTAAAACCCAGACCTTTCCCTTTGTGGGCAATTCTTACATACTGTCTGTCCAGACGTGCTTTTGCATCTTTTCCATCTTCATATCTAGCTGTACTAGCACATTAGAATCCATATCATGTTAACGACAGTTAATAGTACTATTTTTGCATGTACTATGTGACAGTGTTGTTTTTCACAGCTGTGACCACAAATTGCCCTGTTTTACATGCAGCTATCTGCAGTTGTTATGGAAATGTCAATCTAATTTTTTGATTCACATTTTGTGACAAAGATTTGTCTTCATTAGTGAACATCTCCAgtaatttgaatttgtttttcaacAAATGTAAATCAACCATTTCTCATTTTGTGTACATAATAGTACTGTTGAAGCTGTCTATAATATATAACACTGAACCTTTATGAACAGGTGTTGTATGATACTTATGTGAAGCCTTataatcacataacaaattatttaACAAGATATTCTGGTGTATCAAAAAAGACACTTTCAAACGTGACTGTACGTCTAGCAGATGTTCAGGAAAAACTGAGGCAACTGCTTCCTCCAGATGCCATTTTGGTCGGACAGTCTCTTAACAATGACCTCCATGCTCTTAAGGTAAGTAAATGTTAGTTTATAATAAGTTCATTCAGTCACTGCTGCTGAAATAATCTCTTATTACATTGTCATCAGAAAAACCAGTCTGTTTACAAAAATAGTATAGAATATTTGGGGAGTTATTTGTGTTGAAAGGAAAATTTAATCGACTGCAGGCCCACAACACTTTAATGAGTGTGCACATGGCATGCATGGGTACTAAGCAATTGCAGTACTCCTTTGCTGTATGGCAATTCctgtcctttttcttcttcttcttcttcttcttcatcatgttTACTTCCCCGCCTCCTTCCCACTATCACTTGATTTTTGCTCATTGTCCTGGTTTTCACATAGGTTTTTAACTTGACTTATTCTCGTGATCCCCTTACATTACTTCCTACCTTTTTATTTTGGAGACTCCCCAGGTTTTACCTCATTCTTCCTCAAATTCTCAAAAGTGTGGATTACGCAGGGAAGGACTCTGTGTGGTACTTGGGTTCCTGAAGGTTATATTATCCTGACACCCAGTTCTGGTCAATCTGCCatgtggtagccagtccattggaGGAGGGTACCTGCACAGTCATAGCCCTTTGACAGTGCATGGTTTGCTCTGCTATAGTTGGAGTTGTGAATAATGATGgtagagtttaggcttgttctgcgtaCCATATGACACTTTCTACAACAGTCATTGATCATTCAGTAGTATCTGAGTGCTCTGCTGTGGATTTTATATGCAATGTGTGCATTATATGTAATCatagcgagttatttagtgaatttttactcCTCTGGCTGCAATTGTtatggctgatggtggtggtgaaTGACAATTTCTGCACAGGCAAGAAAGAGACATAATTtgcgggacacacacacacacacacacacacacacacacacacacactttcatcaGGCACTAAGGTTGTTTGTGCACATACCACCACTGTCACTTGGAAACAGAACAATGCAATCCTTGTCCTTGTCTTGATTGGTGCAAACTACCATCATTCATGGGTTGGATTCTAGTATCTGCACAGTAAACACTCTATGCATGCCAAGGAATAGGTGCCCATTCTCATTGGGCTATTGAGAACCTGGAAAGCACTTATCAGGCAAATTTGGAAAaggtcaattaattttatattccttGTAAGGGAAAAAGGTTGTACATTAATTCAACATCTATCATTTCAGATGCTTCATCCATATGTAATTGATACCAGTGTAATTTTTAACCTCACGGGTACTAGATACCGAAAAAGCAAACTCCAACATCTATCTGAGAGGTTTCTGGGAGAGGAAATACAGATTAGCAATCAAGGACATTCTTCTATAGAAGACAGCCAAGCATGTATGAAACTTACACAACTAAAATTGGCACAAGGTTTGTTTATATTTCAATTCAGTGTTGAAATACAGTGTTGTATGAATTTAATTGCTACTTTTAACAGTTTA
It contains:
- the LOC126475136 gene encoding uncharacterized protein LOC126475136 isoform X2 — encoded protein: MLHILCMDYSAGALKQRKREADAIEDSFSEWRETGQIKSSKRLKAEVTEEQSKTVKDIENLAAEASNSKPSNQRKEGSNDSMSDSSHRLSRTGEKFLTGEEFKKLKEELKERKRLLNRTPRFRLKDAGEKSSLKTSEQDRTPIFLSDVQHLLLYSALGHHSPYWPSRWCHLEKYNRLSHVVLLVVDGFSVNDFIKNEDKLSDLASLYPIKVEVVTPAAYKSCLVQDIAAVPLTGVQKSSLAAKYGSMESAVSSGKVYKVMRAFFPIVVPEVSKESEEHLHPADRFPRTHLLLSVSQLLENGYPLCIKGENGNRYLDYVYTKDVYQEVTPLSPMYALDCEMCQTNEGMELTRISLVDEELKVLYDTYVKPYNHITNYLTRYSGVSKKTLSNVTVRLADVQEKLRQLLPPDAILVGQSLNNDLHALKMLHPYVIDTSVIFNLTGTRYRKSKLQHLSERFLGEEIQISNQGHSSIEDSQACMKLTQLKLAQGIEFGDVIHAGCLRAESQRQKNSASTNSQAQELGVNISHRASNQYAASLFSHVTRVDKTASIIGCGEIIQKYSNYISDSLLKSNIGTEDTCTQQLKCEVQNSAKDVVRRTCEIMLENFFTLAHVEIANTDDEIDSSCKRLNKWCRRLFEHVAVNGLSVVLFSGKSSGPNGACFISLKNPFTRIKTC
- the LOC126475136 gene encoding uncharacterized protein LOC126475136 isoform X1, encoding MKTDGAVPNSELKYIDKKIKRKQNKLRKMSALLEITRLNDKDREAGALKQRKREADAIEDSFSEWRETGQIKSSKRLKAEVTEEQSKTVKDIENLAAEASNSKPSNQRKEGSNDSMSDSSHRLSRTGEKFLTGEEFKKLKEELKERKRLLNRTPRFRLKDAGEKSSLKTSEQDRTPIFLSDVQHLLLYSALGHHSPYWPSRWCHLEKYNRLSHVVLLVVDGFSVNDFIKNEDKLSDLASLYPIKVEVVTPAAYKSCLVQDIAAVPLTGVQKSSLAAKYGSMESAVSSGKVYKVMRAFFPIVVPEVSKESEEHLHPADRFPRTHLLLSVSQLLENGYPLCIKGENGNRYLDYVYTKDVYQEVTPLSPMYALDCEMCQTNEGMELTRISLVDEELKVLYDTYVKPYNHITNYLTRYSGVSKKTLSNVTVRLADVQEKLRQLLPPDAILVGQSLNNDLHALKMLHPYVIDTSVIFNLTGTRYRKSKLQHLSERFLGEEIQISNQGHSSIEDSQACMKLTQLKLAQGIEFGDVIHAGCLRAESQRQKNSASTNSQAQELGVNISHRASNQYAASLFSHVTRVDKTASIIGCGEIIQKYSNYISDSLLKSNIGTEDTCTQQLKCEVQNSAKDVVRRTCEIMLENFFTLAHVEIANTDDEIDSSCKRLNKWCRRLFEHVAVNGLSVVLFSGKSSGPNGACFISLKNPFTRIKTC
- the LOC126475136 gene encoding RNA exonuclease 5 isoform X3 produces the protein MSDSSHRLSRTGEKFLTGEEFKKLKEELKERKRLLNRTPRFRLKDAGEKSSLKTSEQDRTPIFLSDVQHLLLYSALGHHSPYWPSRWCHLEKYNRLSHVVLLVVDGFSVNDFIKNEDKLSDLASLYPIKVEVVTPAAYKSCLVQDIAAVPLTGVQKSSLAAKYGSMESAVSSGKVYKVMRAFFPIVVPEVSKESEEHLHPADRFPRTHLLLSVSQLLENGYPLCIKGENGNRYLDYVYTKDVYQEVTPLSPMYALDCEMCQTNEGMELTRISLVDEELKVLYDTYVKPYNHITNYLTRYSGVSKKTLSNVTVRLADVQEKLRQLLPPDAILVGQSLNNDLHALKMLHPYVIDTSVIFNLTGTRYRKSKLQHLSERFLGEEIQISNQGHSSIEDSQACMKLTQLKLAQGIEFGDVIHAGCLRAESQRQKNSASTNSQAQELGVNISHRASNQYAASLFSHVTRVDKTASIIGCGEIIQKYSNYISDSLLKSNIGTEDTCTQQLKCEVQNSAKDVVRRTCEIMLENFFTLAHVEIANTDDEIDSSCKRLNKWCRRLFEHVAVNGLSVVLFSGKSSGPNGACFISLKNPFTRIKTC